In a single window of the Cucumis melo cultivar AY chromosome 11, USDA_Cmelo_AY_1.0, whole genome shotgun sequence genome:
- the LOC103502069 gene encoding small polypeptide DEVIL 13-like, producing MEEKWKVSKKESSSSSSSSSSSSKSIFSRSGSTRSTSAKLPLLRSLSQKQHTPSSSAGKSPSENLRRSSSQKHSSSSSSIGHKCSSLAKEQKARFYIMRRCVAMLVCWHKHGDP from the coding sequence AtggaagaaaaatggaaagtttcaaaaaaggaatcatcctcatcatcttcctcctcctcctcctcctccaaaTCAATATTTTCAAGAAGCGGTTCCACAAGAAGCACTTCCGCAAAATTACCATTACTAAGAAGCTTATCTCAAAAACAACACACCCCTTCCTCCTCCGCCGGAAAGTCTCCGTCCGAAAATCTTCGCCGCAGCTCTTCCCAAAAACattcgtcttcttcttcatccattgGCCACAAATGTAGCAGCTTAGCCAAAGAACAGAAGGCTAGATTTTACATCATGCGCCGATGTGTCGCGATGCTTGTTTGTTGGCATAAACATGGGGATCCGTGA